A region from the Vicia villosa cultivar HV-30 ecotype Madison, WI linkage group LG3, Vvil1.0, whole genome shotgun sequence genome encodes:
- the LOC131662671 gene encoding transcription factor bHLH130-like, with amino-acid sequence MGVMYEEIRRNQELDSKQHYHQQNNSTLSTSLFTNLIDNNSYVNNEESFTTENYLPSTSSEMDTMLSKLISSNNGWNNCEEQLQEFGVKNVKKEISESYSYGGSELVYQGFSSGNGNGFYGSFGGGNFRDSENCAQAKIGGRNCNNLVRQKSSPAGFFSSENGLTTLREDSNGQESIHGTLNFSSMPSTCLKRMPQIAENGIQSIEPNGDSKSHHVPSFTNEFWDNSSFNAQKTETEDEIMFSTSNGLESQEADFRYQNLGLTHHLSLPSSSTKVTSSIEKFLQIQDSVPCKIRAKRGFATHPRSIAERVRRTRISDRIKKLQGLFPKSDKQTSTADMLDLAVEYIKDLQEQVQTLTDCKEKCKCTRHCS; translated from the exons ATGGGTGTTATGTATGAAGAGATTAGAAGAAACCAAGAACTAGATTCAAAACAACACTATCACCAACAAAACAATTCAACACTATCAACTTCATTGTTTACAAACCTAATTGACAACAATAGCTATGTCAACAATGAAGAATCATTTACAACTGAGAATTATCTTCCATCCACAAGCTCAGAAATGGACACTATGTTATCCAAGTTGATATCATCCAATAATGGATGGAACAATTGTGAAGAACAATTGCAAGAGTTTGGTGTGAAGAATGTGAAGAAAGAAATAAGTGAATCTTACTCTTATGGTGGATCTGAGTTGGTTTATCAAGGCTTTTCAAGTGGTAATGGAAATGGTTTTTATGGATCTTTTGGTGGAGGAAACTTTAGGGATTCTGAGAATTGTGCTCAAGCTAAAATTGGTGGGAGGAATTGCAACAATCTTGTTAGGCAAAAGAGTTCACCTGCTGGTTTTTTCTCTAGTGAAAATG GTCTTACAACATTGAGGGAAGACTCAAATGGACAAGAAAGTATACATGGGACACTTAACTTCTCATCTATGCCATCTACATGCTTGAAAAGAATGCCACAAATAGCTGAAAATGGAATCCAAAGCATAGAACCAAATGGTGACTCCAAATCTCATCATGTGCCTAGTTTCACAAATGAATTTTGGGACAATTCATCATTCAATGCTCAAAAAACAGAAACAGAAGATGAAATCATGTTTTCTACTTCAAATGGCTTGGAATCTCAAGAAGCTGATTTTCGCTATCAAAATCTTGGTTTGACTCATCATTTAAGTTTGCCTAGTTCTTCAACAAAGGTAACATCGTCTATAGAGAAGTTTCTTCAAATTCAAGATTCGGTTCCGTGTAAAATTCGAGCGAAGAGAGGGTTTGCAACTCATCCGAGAAGCATTGCAGAGAGGGTTAGAAGAACGCGAATTAGTGATAGAATCAAGAAACTGCAAGGTCTTTTCCCAAAATCGGATAAG CAAACAAGTACAGCAGATATGTTGGATTTGGCAGTTGAGTACATTAAAGACTTGCAAGAACAAGTTCAG ACACTCACAGATTGTAAAGAAAAATGCAAATGTACAAGACATTGTAGCTGA